The DNA sequence TCCTGCAGGATCCGGAACAAGCCAATGGCCTTGGCATCGCTCAATGGTGGCAGGTTATCCGGCACTTCCACCAGGCAAGGAATCTGCGTGCGCGCCTCGAAGCGCCGCGCCTGCCATTCAATGGCCGAGGCGATGCCAGCATCCAGGATCGGCGGGCGCAAGGCCGTGGCCACATCGCGTACCAGCTGGAACAATTGAGCGATCAGGCGCTTCATGCTGCCGAGGCGGTCATTGAGCCCCGGATCGAGATCGGCATAGGCCAGTTCGCACATCGAGGTTTCCAGCTTGAGCACGGTCAGCATCTGCCCCAACTCATCATGAACCTCGCGGGCGATGCGGGCCTTTTCCTCTTCGCGCACGCTCTCGAGATGCGCCGACAGTTCGCGCAATTGCTCCTGGGAGCTGGCCAGCTTCAGTTCGATGCGTTTGCTCTCGGTGATGTCCCAGACGATACCGTCCCAGACCACCCGACCATCGCCCAGGCCACGGGTGATCGCCTTGATCTCGGCCCAGCGCTCTTCTCCCTGCCGGGTCAGGATTCGCCCTTGCCATGACCAGTCACGGTCGGTATCAAGCGCCTGATCCTGAGTACGGTGATAGCTGGCCCGGTCGTCCGGGTGAACCAGGCTGCGCAGGCCCATGTCCGGGTGTCGCAACATCGCTGGCGAGTAACCCACCAGGCTCTCGCTGCCTTCACTGATATAGGCAAATTCAAGCAGCCCGCCCGCCTGGGCCCGCTCCAGGCGAAACACCAGCCCTGGCACGTTGGCCGCAATCCCCTGGAGACGAGCCTCGCTTTCCTGCAGTGCCGCCAATGCCCGACGGCGCTCGGTGACATCGGTCAAAAACACCACCAGGTACTCGGCGTCGCGAAAACGCAGAAAGCTCAGCGAGACGTCGGCTGGCAGGATGCTGCCATCGGCGCGGACACACTGGGTCTCGAAACTCTGCGGCCCCTCCTCGCTGGAGCGGGCGCGCTTCCACAAGTTGAGCCAGCGATCCATATGCAGGCCGGGCTCGAAATCGATCAACGGCCGGTCCACCACCGCGCCCGGCGCATACCCCAGCATCGTCTCGGCAGCATGGTTGGCATAGCGCACATGGCTGTCCCAGTTGACCCAAAGAATGCCGACAGTGCTTTGATCAATGGAAAACTGGGTCAACCGCAGCGCTTCTTCGCTGGCCAGGCGCTGGGCGATATCTTCGCGGGCCGCGAGTAACGAATGCTCCAATACCCGCTGCTGACGACGCTGCCAGGTCACGATGGCGATACAGGCCAACAGCAGCACCACGAGCAGCAGGCAAAGGTTTTGCCAGAACCCCGGCGATTCGGTCAGCCGCGGGTATTTGGGCTGCAGCCAGCGCCCGTGCAACTGCTCCAGATCCTTGGCCGGGATCGCATGCAAGGCCGCCCCCAGTATTTGCGCAAGTTCCGGCCAATCGGCCCGCGAGGCCACCCGCAACAGTTGCGGCAAGCCAATATCGCCGACCACCACCAGATCGGCGAACTCGGGCTCGCGCGACAACCGGCTCAGCTGCGCCTCATCCACGACCGCATAGCGGGCCTGGTCGCTCAGGAGCAATTGCAGCGCCTGACGTTCAAGCGGAACCCCTTGCAGATTAAGCTTCGGGTAAGTGCTGCGCAGGTAGTCTGCCACGGCGCTGGGCATGCGCACTGCTACCCGTTCTTCGCTGCCGAGCTGCTCCAGGTCAATCGTTATCGCGCCGTTGCGCATGCCGACCACCAGTTGCGGAACACGCATGTACGGGTCGGAAAACAACCAGATCCGCAGCCCCGCCGGGGTTTGTGTCAAACCGGGAGCAAGATCGATCTCTCCCGCCCGCAAGGCGCGCTCAAGGGCTGCCTGATCGGGAAAGTTGCGCCAGAACAGCTCAACCTGCAGCAGCCGGGCCAGCCAATTCATCAGCTCCACGTTGACCCCTGACAGCCGCTGCAGGCGCTGGTCAAACTGCGCATAGGGCGCCTGCAACACCAGCCCCACCCGCAGGCTGCGGTGCTGATCGAGCCACTGACGCTGGCCGGCGTCGAGTTGTACCGCCGGCGCAGAGGGCACTGGCGCCGCCAATGCGATCAAGGGAAGGCACAGACAGCCGATAACCATCAGGCAACGCAATCGCTTCATGCACAATCTCATCAATGAAGAAACGGCCATTGCAGGCGATGGCTGTCCCTGACAAATACAATTAGGCTGCCGGTATATTTCTGGCCTGGATTATCCGATGTTTCCAATCTACCGCACGACGCTTTCCGCGTTTTGCCTGGCGCTGATACTACCCTGCTCCCAGCCAGTGGTGGCCGAAGACGCCGCCCAAACGCCCACAAGTGAAGAGGCTACCCAAGCCGCAGCGGTGCGGCGTCATCCATTGCCCGAACGCAGCCAGGAGGATGCCCTGGCCCTGGAGCGGCAACTGCCGTCGCAGGAACAGCAAACATTGAGCGCTGGAAACGACAACTTTCTGGCCCTGTGGAAGCCGGCCAACAGCCGCGACCCCGTGGGCGCCGTGGTGATCGTACCCGGTGCCGGCGAAACGGCCGACTGGCCGCAGGCCGTTGGCCCGCTGCGTCGCAAGTTGCCGGACGCACGCTGGCACAGCCTGAGCCTGACCCTTCCGGACCTGCTCGGCGATGCACCGCAACCGCGAGCCGTGCCCCCCGAACCTGCCCCACCACCCACGACAGCATCAACCAGCCAGGCAACCCCACCGGACGCCGCGGCCAGCGTCGAACAGGCCACCGCCCCCGACACCGAGCCCTTCGACAACGCCATCTCAGCAGAGCAAGCGCAAAACGCGGCTGACGCCGAGCGGATCTTCGCACGAATCGAAGCGGGTATTGCCTACGCCCAGCAGCAAAAGGCTCGAACCATTGTCTTGCTCGGGCACGGCAGCGGTGCCTATTGGGCCGCGCGCTACCTGAACGAACGCCAGCCTCCCCAAGTGCAAAAACTGGTGATGGTTGCCGCCCGGACACCCGTGAATGCCAGCCAGGGGCTGGACACGTTGACCCCCACTTTGAAACTACCGACGGCGGACTTTTTCTACAGCGATCGCCCGCAGGTCCGTCAGGCCGCCCTGCAGCGCCTGCAAGCCAGCAAGCGGGCCAAGGACAGTGGTTACAGCCAGGTTTCCCTCAAGGCATTACCCGGCAACAAGGCTGCCGAACAGGAGCAATTGTTCCGGCGCATCCGTGGCTGGCTCGGCCCTGAACCCGATAAAACGGCCTTTTAGAAATCCCTGCGCTGGCGAACGACCGCGTAGGCCTGGTGCAACTCCCGGGTCCGCTCGGTCGCTTCGCAAACCTGGGAGGGGCTAGCGCCGCTGCCCAGCAGCTTGTCCGGGTGGTGACGGCTGATCAGGCGTCGATAGGCCCGCTTGATTTGCGCAGGCTCGGTGTTGGCGGCCACACCGAGAAGTCGCATGGCCTCCTGGTAGGTGCCGCTACTACTGGCCAGCGGTTTTCGCTTGGGGTCGTAGTCAGTGCCCAGGGCCTGCACCTTGGCCGGCGTCCAACCCAGCCACTTCCCCCAAAGCAGGACCAGCTCCCGCTCCTGGCGCGTCGCTTTGCCATCGGCCCAGATCATCCGCCAGCAGGCCCGCAACACACCTTCGGCGGCATGGGGCTGACGCTTGAGGCGTTGCAGGTTGCCCCGCAGGTGGTCCTGGCCCGCCTTGCCGCGATTGAACGCGGCAATCGCCCTCTGCTGTGCAGGCTCGCTCAAGTCCAGACGGCGCATTTCCTGCTGCGCCTGCTGGATATGCCCGTCGACCACCCGGCCGTCGCTTTTGGCCAGGCGCCCGAGCATCACGAACAGCAGCTCGTCGTCGCGCAGGACCGGTTTGCCCCCCAGCCGCTCCCGCACGTGAGCCCAGCTGTGCAACTGCAGGCGCCGGTCCATGACCTGACCGATCAGCGCACCGAGCAGTGCGCCGGGAATACTGGCGATGGCAAAACCTGCGCCGGCACCGATCAGGGTACTAGGCCAGAGCATTTCAATGGCGCCCGCAAAGCAGGTGCTCGACTTCAGCCAAACGCTCGTGGGTTCCGACATCGACCCACTGCCCCGCGAAATGCTCGCCGCTGACCTGGCCTTTGCCCATCGCCTCACGCAACAGTGGCGCCAACTTGAAAGCGCCCGGTTCGCAGTCAGTGAACAATTTCGGGCTCAGCAAGGCAAGCCCGCTGTAGGTGAGCGTTTGCGAGGAAGACGGATCATCGCGAACCTGACCATCGACCAGCGAAAAGTCGCCGCGACCGTTGTGATCCGGATTATCCACCAGCACCAGGTGGGCCAGGCCGGACAGGGGTTTGCGCAGGGTCGAGAAGTCGTAATCGGTCCAGATGTCGCCGTTGACCAGCAAAAAAGGCTCCTCGCCCAACAGCGGGAGCGCCTTGAAGATGCCGCCGCCGGTTTCCAGCGGCTCTCCCTCCGGGGAAAAGCTGATCTGCAGCCCGTAGCGAGCACCGTCGCCCAGATAGTCTTCGATCTGCTGGCCAAGCCAGGCGTGATTGATCACGACCTCCTTGAAACCCGCGCTCTGCAGCGCTCGCAGGTGATACTCGATCAAAGGCACCCCGGCGACGCGAACCAATGGCTTGGGCGTATGCAAGGTCAAGGGACGCATACGCTCGCCTTTGCCTGCGGCCAGAATCATCGCTTTCATGCAGTAGCTCCCGCCTTCGCTTGCAGCGAAGCGATCAGCTCGCCCAATTCCGCCAGCTCCGGCCGACGCGCAACGACCGCCTCTATATAAGCGAAGAAGCGCGGTACATCGCCGAGATAGCGCGGCTTGCCGTCACGGTGGCAGATGCGTGCGAAGATACCGATCACTTTCAGGTGGCGCTGTACGCCCATCAGGTCGCTGGCCTGCTCAAACGCTTCGAACTGCGGGTGTACCGGGATGCCCGCCTGGCGTGCCTGGTGCCAGTAATCCTGCAGCCAGGCCAGCACGCGCTCCTGCGGCCAACTGAGGAAGGCATCCTTGAACAGGCAGGTGATGTCGTAGGTGACGGGCCCATAGACCGCATCCTGGAAATCCAGCACGCCAGGGTTCGACTCGCTGAGCATCAGGTTGCGTGGCATATAGTCGCGATGCACCAGCACTTTCGGTTGTGCCAGGGCGCTGTCGATCAGCAGGGCACTGACCCGATCCCAGGCCGTCTGTTGCTTCTCGTCAAACTCGATGTCCAGGTGGCGACGCACATACCACTCGGGAAACAGCTCGAGCTCGCGTCGCAGCAAGGCCACGTCATAGCTGGGCAGCGGGGCGTCCATCGGCAACTGTTGAAATGCCAGCAAGGCTGCGATTGCATCCTTGAACAGCACGTCGGCGTTATTGGCGTCGATCACATCCAGGTAGGTTTTGTTGCCCAGATCGTTAAGCAGCAGAAAGCCGCGCTCCAGATCCTCGGCATGTATGACCGGTACATTTATCCCGGACGTTGCGAGCAAACGGGCAATGTCCACGAAAGGCTTGCAGTTTTCCTGCGGGGGCGGCGCATCCATGACGATGAAACTGCGGCCCTGGCCTTCCCAGCGAAAATACCGGCGAAAGCTCGCATCGCTGCTGGCTGCGGTCAACGTGGCCGGGGGAACGGCACCCCAGCCTTCGGTCAGAAAGAGCTTTGCCAGCTGTTCGTCGAGCCATACTTTCAAGTGTTGCAGGCGTACATCGTGTTCAGGCATTACAAGGGTCTCCGACGGCGCTAGCCGTCAAGCGGGTCATGCTTTATTATCCAGCATCTTTTTCAGACCATCGAGAGGCGTGCGGCTCCCCCGCGGGCAGATGGCACGCAGGAAGCCCGGACTAATAAGATGGCATTGAAATCCCCCGCGTTTCGTAAAAAATTTCCGCTGCTGGTCACTGGTGGCTTGCTGGCTATGCAGCCTCTGGCCGCACCTTACCTGGTAGCCGCAGAACAGTTTGACTGCCAAGTCTCTGCTGCGGGAGGCTGGGACTGCAAGCCCAAAACCAATGTAGCCCCGTTGCCGCCACGTCCCGTGCATGAAACGCCGACAGTGAGCGAGAGCGCTGAAGGCACCGCCCCAAGCGCCCCTGGCAGCGACGATAAGGCCGCCGACACCATGCTGGTTACCGAGAGCAAGGGCCGTGCCCTGAAGTCTCGCAGTGCCGACTATAGCCATCTCGACTGGGTACCGCGGGAGAATCTTACCCCTGCCCAGCTCGCCGAAACCGGGCCTTATTGCGCCGGCGCCTATGTCGAGCCTATTCGTCCCGGCATGGACGACACCACGCCAAAGAGCGAAGCGCCGACCTTTATCGGTGCCAAGGCTTCGCGCTATCAGTCCGAAGAACAGATCGCGACCCTCGCCGGTGATGTCGTCATGCGCCAGGGCAGCATGCAGGTCGAGGCCGACGAGGCCAGCCTGTACCAGGCCGAGAACCGTGGCGAGCTCAATGGCAACGTCAAACTGCGCGATAACGGCGCGCTGGTCGTCGGCGATCACGCCCAGGTCCAGCTCGATACCGGCGAAGCCCGGGTCGACAACGCCGAATACGTGATGCACAAGTCGCACATCCGCGGCAACGCGCTGTACGCCAAGCGTTCCGAGAGCGCCATCATCCGCCTCAAGGATGGTACCTATACCACCTGTGAACCGAACAACAACGCGTGGCACCTCAAGGGCAACAACATCACCTTGAACCCGGCGACCGGCTTCGGTACCGCAACCAACGTGACGCTGCGGGTCAAGAATGTGCCGGTGTTCTACACCCCGTACATCTACTTCCCGATAGACGACCGTCGCCAGTCCGGCTTCCTGCCGCCGAGCCTCGGCACCAGCAGCGACACCGGCTTTTTCTTCGTCACGCCGTACTACTTCAACCTGGCGCCTAACTATGACGCCACGTTGTACCCGCGCTACATGTCCAAGCGCGGCCTGTTGATGGAAGGCGAGTTCCGCTACCTGACCGAAACCAGCGAAGGTCAGTTCGGTGGCGCCTACCTCAATGACAAGGAAGACGAGCGCAAGCTGCAGTCCGACTACCAGGAAGATCGCTGGATGGTCAACTGGCAGCACAAGGGTGGCCTGGACTCGCGCCTGTTGAGCGAAGTCGACTACACCGATATCAGCGATCCGTATTACTTTCAGGATCTGGAATCCGATCAGATCGGTGTGGAAAGCAAGGACTACATCGATCAGAAAGGCGCCTTGACCTATCGCGGCGACAGCTATGCTGCTCGCCTGAACTTGCATGCGTACAAGCTGGCGACTATTTCCAACATCACGCCGTATGATCGTTTGCCGCAAATTACCTTCAATGGTGCCTTGCCGTACCATCCAGGAGGGCTCGACTTCGGCTACGAAACCGAGTTTGTGCGGTTTGATCGGGATCTGCGCAAAGGTAATTTCGTTGACGAGAACGGCGTCGGCACCCCTTGGTACGACACCTTCGTTGCCGGCCTCGCCCGCGCCAACGGTAACCGGGTCAACGTAAAGCCGGGCGTCAGCCTGCCACTTGAATGGACTTACGGCTTCCTGAAGCCCTCGGTCAAGCATGTCTATACCCGGTACGATCTGGATCTGGATCAGCAGGGAAAGAACACACTACTGGCTGACGAAGAGTTCAATAGTTCGCAGGACCGCAACGTCCCGATTTTCAGCGTCGACAGCGGTCTGTACTTCGACCGCAGCACGCAATGGTTCGGGAAGGATTACCGCCAGACATTGGAGCCACGTCTGTTCTATCTGTATGTTCCTGAAGAGGACCAGACTGACATTCCCGTATTTGACACAAGTGAAAGCACTTTCAACTACGCGTCTCTCTTCCGCGAGAATCGTTTCTACGGCTCCGACCGCATCGGCGACGAAAACAAATTGTCGCTGGGGGTGACCAACCGCTGGATCGAAGACAACGGTTTCGAGCGTCAGCGCTTGAGCGTCGGTCAGGCCGTGTACTTCAAGGATCGCAAGGTGCAATTGCCCGGCATCGATGGGAGCACCCGCGAAGACGCGCAAGCCAATGTCTCGCCGTACGCACTGGAATACGAGTATCGCTACAACCGCGACTGGCGCTTCAACTCCGATTTCAACTGGGACCCGGACAGCCGCAAAACCCGCTCGGGTAGCGCGATGTTCCACTACCAGCCTGAAGACAACGTGAACAAGGTCGTCAACCTGGGCTACCGCTACCGCAACGACCTGGTCCGCTATGACCAGACCACCGGTAAGTGGTCTGTGGGCGGCGGCGATTATGGCACCCCAGGCACCCCCGGTTACGTGAAGGACTACTACAAGATCCAGCAACACGACTTCTCGGTCATGTGGCCGATCGTGCCGCAATGGACCGCCATCAGCCGCTGGCAGTACGACTACAACCGCAATCGCACCCTGGAAGCCTTCGGTGGTTTCGAGTACGACAACTGCTGCTGGAAACTGCGTCTGATCAACCGTTACTGGATCGACTACGACGAGTTCAGCCAGGATGCGCCGTCGAACGAAAAAGGCGACCATGGGATCTTCCTGCAAATCGTGCTGAAAGGCCTCGGTGGCGTGGTAGGTAGTAAGGTCGAGAGCTTCCTGGACAAAGGCATTCAAGGTTATCGTCAACGTGAAGATCAAGCTTACTGATTGTCTGCGCCCGCTGATGCTGGGCGCAGTATTACTGGGTACCGCGGCGCAGGCCCAGGTACAGACCCTGGACAAAGTCGTGGCCATCGTCGACAACGACGTGGTGATGCAGAGCCAACTGGACCAGCGCGTCCATGAAGTTCAACAAACCATCGCCAAGCGCGGTGCCGGTGTGCCGCCTGCCGGCGTGCTGGAACAGCAGGTGCTGGAGCGCCTGATCGTCGAGAACCTGCAATTGCAGATTGGTGATCGCTCCGGCATTCGCATCACCGACGAAGAGCTGAACCAGGCCATCGGCACCATTGCCCAGCGCAACAACATGAGTGTCGAGCAGTTCCGTGCCGCCCTTGCCCGCGACGGCCTCTCCTACGACGACGCCCGCGAGCAGGTGCGTCGCGAGATGATCATCAGCCGTGTGCGCCAACGCCGCGTGGCCGAGCGCATTCAGGTTACCGAGCAGGAAGTGAAGAACTTCCTCGCCTCGGACATGGGCAAAATGCAGCTGTCCGAAGAGTTCCACCTGGCCAACATCCTGATCCCGACACCGGAAAGCGCCAGCTCGGACGCCATCCAGAGCGCGGCCCGTCAAGCCCAGGATGTCTACCAGCAACTCAAGCAAGGCGCTGACTTCGGCCAACTGGCCATCGCCCGATCGGCCAGCGAAACCGCACTGGAAGGTGGCGACATGGGCTGGCGTAAAGCTGCGCAACTGCCTCCACCATTCGACCGTCAACTCAGCCTGATGTCGCCCGGTGACTTCACCGAGCCGATGCGCACCCCCGGCGGCTTCATCATCGTCAAGCTGCTGGAAAAGCGCGGCGGTGGCACCCAGGTCCGTGACGAAGTCCATGTTCGCCACATCCTGATCAAGCCCAGCGAAATCCGCAGCGAAGCCGAGACACAGCGCTTGGCCGAACGCCTGTACGACCGGATCACCTCCGGCGAAGACTTCGCCGAGCTGGCAAAAAGCTTCTCCGAAGACCCGGGTTCCGCGCTCAACGGTGGCGACCTGAACTGGATCGACCCGAACGCTCTGGTCCCCGAATTCCGCCAGGTAATGGCCGAAACCCCACAGGGCCAGCTGTCGAAACCGTTCAAGAGCCCGTATGGCTGGCACGTCCTGGAAGTCCTGGGTCGCCGCGCCACCGACAGCACCAGCCAAGCCCGCGAACAGCAGGCCATGACTGTCCTGCGTAACCGCAAGTACGACGAAGAGCTGCAAACCTGGCTGCGTCAGATCCGTGATGAAGCGTACGTCGAGATCAAGCTCCCTGGCGTCGACCAGGCGCAACAGTGAAGCTCAAGCGTTTCGCGCTGACACCCGGCGAGCCGGCCGGCATAGGTCCTGACCTGTGCCTGCTGCTCGCCTCGCACCCCCAGCCATATCCCCTGATCGCCATTACCAGCCGTGACCTGCTCGCCGAGCGGGCCGCGCAGCTGGGTGTGGCTGTCAACCTGCTGCCAGTGACCCCGGATGCGTTCCCGACCCAACCGGCCCAAGCCGGCAGCCTGTATGTCTGGGATACACCGTTGGGCGCGCCGGTTACCGCCGGGCAACTGGACAAGGCCAATGCCGCCTTCGTGCTGGAAACCCTCACCCGCGCAGGCCAGGGCTGCCTGGATGGGCACTTTGCCGGCATGATCACTGCCCCCGTGCACAAAGGCGTGATCAACGAAAGCGGCATCGCCTTCTCCGGCCATACCGAATTTCTTGCCGACCTCACGAATACCGAGCAAGTGGTGATGATGCTTGCCACCCGCGGCCTGCGCGTGGCCCTGGTCACCACCCATCTGCCGTTGCGCGACATAGCCGATGCCATCACCGACGAACGGCTGGAGCGGGTCACCCGCATCCTCCACGCCGACCTGAAGCAGAAATTCGGCATTGCCCAACCACGCATCCTGGTCTGCGGCCTCAACCCGCACGCCGGCGAAGGTGGTCACCTGGGGCGCGAAGAAATCGACATCATCGAACCTACATTGGAGCGCCTGCGCAGCGAAGGCATGGATCTTCGCGGCCCGCTGCCTGCCGACACTCTGTTTACCCCCAAATATCTGGAGCACTGCGACGCAGTGCTGGCGATGTACCACGACCAGGGCCTGCCCGTACTGAAGTACAAAGGCTTCGGCGCCGCCGTCAACGTGACGCTCGGCCTGCCGATCATCCGCACCTCGGTCGACCACGGCACAGCCCTGGATCTGGCCGGCAGCGGCAGGATCGACACCGGCAGCCTGCAGGTCGCCCTGGAAACCGCCTACCAGATGGCCGAGACCCGACTATGAGCGAGCAATACCAACACCGGGCGCGCAAGCGCTTCGGTCAGAACTTCCTGCATGACGCTGGCGTGATCGACCGCATTCTGCGGGCTATTCACGCCCGCCAGGGCGATCGCATGCTGGAAATCGGCCCGGGCCAGGGCGCCCTCACCGAAGGCCTGCTGAGCAGCGGTGCGCAACTGGATGTGGTCGAGCTGGACAAGGACCTGGTCCCCATTCTCAACCGGCAATTTGCCGGCAACGACAATTTCCGCCTGCACCAGGGCGATGCCCTGAAGTTCGACTTCAATACCCTTGGCGCGGCACCGAACAGCCTGCGGGTGGTCGGCAACCTGCCGTACAACATCTCTACTCCGCTGATTTTTCACCTCTTGCACAATGCCAGCCTGATCCGCGACATGCACTTCATGCTGCAGAAGGAAGTGGTCGAACGCCTGGCAGCAGGCCCGGGTGGTGGCGATTGGGGTCGGCTTTCGATCATGGTCCAGTACCACTGCCGGGTAGAACACCTGTTCAATGTCGGCCCGGGCGCGTTCAACCCGCCGCCCAAGGTCGACTCGGCGATCGTACGCCTGGTGCCCCATGAAGTCCTGCCGCACCCGGCCAAGGACCACCGCCTGCTTGAGCGCGTCGTCCGCGAAGCCTTCAACCAGCGCCGCAAGACCCTGCGCAACACCCTCAAGGCCCTGCTCAGCAGCGAAGCCATTTCCGCCGCCGGCGTCGACGGCAGCCTGCGCCCGGAACAACTGGACCTGGCGGCATTCGTACGCCTGGCTGACAAACTGGCCGAGCAGAACACCGCCAGCTGAATATCCGCTCACCCGCGAGGCCGGTGAACGCTGGCCTCACGGGCATGAGATGGCCTAGACTGATCGAACCGGTAAACATCCGGTTTTATTCGCGTTCGCTTTTAAGGCCTCTTGCATGTCCGATCCTCGCTATCAGGTCGACGTCAGCGTCGTCACTCGCTTTCTGGCAGAACAGTCACAACCCGAGCAAGACCGTTACGCCTTCGCCTACACCATCACCGTGCAGAACAATGGCCTGCTTCCCGCCAGGCTTCTCTCGCGACACTGGGTAATCACCGATGGCGACGGCCACGTCGAAGAGGTTCGCGGCGAGGGCGTGGTCGGGCAACAACCGTTGATCCAGGCCGGCCAAAGCCACACCTACAGCAGCGGCACCGTGATGACGACCAAGGTCGGCAACATGCAAGGCAGCTACCAGATGATGGCTGAAGACGGTAAACGTTTTGACGCTGTGATTGCCCCGTTTCGGCTGGCCGTGCCCGGAGCTCTGCACTGATGGCAGTGTATGCGGTCGGTGACCTGCAGGGCTGCCTGCAACCACTGAAGTGCCTGCTCGAGCGTGTCGCCTTCGACCCGGCAAAGGACCAGCTCTGGCTGGCTGGCGACCTGGTCAACCGCGGCCCGGAATCACTTGCGACCCTGCGTTTCCTCTACGCCATGCGCGACTCCCTGGTGTGCGTGCTGGGCAACCACGACCTGCACCTGCTCGCCGCCGGGAACAACATCGAGCGCTTGAAAAAGGCCGATACCCTGCGCGAGATCATCGAAGCACCAGACGCCAAGGAACTCCTGGACTGGTTGCGCCAGCAGAAGCTGCTGCATTTCGATGAGCGGCGCGAAGTCGCCCTGGTCCATGCCGGAGTCCCGCCGCAATGGAGCATGAGCAAAGCGTTGCGCTACGCCGCCGAGGTCGAAGAGGTTTTGCGTGACGACAACCGCTTCAAACCCTATCTCGATGGCATGTATGGCAACGACCCGAACAGATGGGACAGGAACCTCAAAGGCATCGATCGCCTGCGACTGATCACCAACTACTTTACCCGCATGCGCTTCTGCACCCCCGACGGCAAGCTCGACCTCAAGGGCAAGGAAGGCGCCGATACCGCACCACCAGGCTATGCGCCCTGGTTCGCGCACAAGGCCCGCAGAACCCGCGCCCTGAAGATAATCTTCGGCCACTGGGCAGCACTGGAAGGGCGCGTCAAACAACCCGGCATCTTCGCCCTGGACACCGGTTGCGTCTGGGGCGGCGCCTTGACACTGCTCAACGTCGACTCCGGTGAACGCCATCTCTGCAAATGCGATGAGCATGGCAAGCCACGCCAATCGGCGCCGCCAGTCACACCGCCCTACGCCGCGATCGCTACAAAAGTCTAGAATGCACGATCAGCCAAGAAGGACCCAGCCCATGAGCGAATTCAAACGTATCCCTCCCGAGCAGGCCCAGGCCCTGCGTGAACAGAGTGCGGTGGTGGTCGATATCCGCGACCTGCAAACCTACGCCCTGAACCACATCAGCGGCTCGAAACATCTGGACAACCACTCCCTGCACGACTTCATTGCCAAGGCTGACCTTGATGCGCCGCTGGTGGTGGTCTGCTATCACGGTAATTCCAGCCAGAGCGCCGCGGCTTACCTGGTCAGCCAGGGCTTCTCGGATGTCTATAGCCTCGACGGCGGCTTTGAGCTCTGGCGGGCGACCTTTCCCCAGGAAACCGCC is a window from the Pseudomonas sp. LS1212 genome containing:
- a CDS encoding symmetrical bis(5'-nucleosyl)-tetraphosphatase, with protein sequence MAVYAVGDLQGCLQPLKCLLERVAFDPAKDQLWLAGDLVNRGPESLATLRFLYAMRDSLVCVLGNHDLHLLAAGNNIERLKKADTLREIIEAPDAKELLDWLRQQKLLHFDERREVALVHAGVPPQWSMSKALRYAAEVEEVLRDDNRFKPYLDGMYGNDPNRWDRNLKGIDRLRLITNYFTRMRFCTPDGKLDLKGKEGADTAPPGYAPWFAHKARRTRALKIIFGHWAALEGRVKQPGIFALDTGCVWGGALTLLNVDSGERHLCKCDEHGKPRQSAPPVTPPYAAIATKV
- the glpE gene encoding thiosulfate sulfurtransferase GlpE, which translates into the protein MSEFKRIPPEQAQALREQSAVVVDIRDLQTYALNHISGSKHLDNHSLHDFIAKADLDAPLVVVCYHGNSSQSAAAYLVSQGFSDVYSLDGGFELWRATFPQETAQNSQE